A DNA window from Porphyromonas gingivalis ATCC 33277 contains the following coding sequences:
- a CDS encoding ABC transporter ATP-binding protein — MIDIKGIHKTYPGAQPLHVLKGIDLHIAKGEMVSIMGASGSGKSTLLNILGVLDTYDEGEYRLHGELIRNLSENRAAEIRGRLIGFVFQSFNLISFKNAVENVALPLYYQGMSRRKRNEMAMEYLRRVGLEDWADHLPNELSGGQKQRVAIARALAAKPQVILADEPTGALDSVTTVEVMELLRSVNRDGITMVIVTHEQSVADSTDRIIHIKDGIIGA, encoded by the coding sequence ATGATCGACATCAAAGGCATCCACAAAACTTATCCGGGAGCACAACCTCTACACGTGCTCAAGGGTATAGATCTGCACATCGCCAAAGGGGAGATGGTCTCTATCATGGGAGCATCCGGATCGGGCAAGAGTACGCTGCTGAACATCCTCGGTGTACTCGACACCTACGACGAGGGCGAGTATCGCCTGCACGGCGAACTCATCCGCAATCTCTCCGAGAACCGAGCGGCGGAGATACGAGGCAGACTGATCGGATTCGTGTTCCAAAGCTTCAATCTGATCTCATTCAAAAATGCAGTGGAGAACGTTGCCCTACCCCTTTACTATCAGGGCATGAGTCGCCGCAAACGCAATGAGATGGCCATGGAATACCTCCGACGGGTGGGGCTGGAAGATTGGGCTGATCATCTACCCAACGAACTTTCGGGTGGACAGAAACAGCGCGTTGCCATAGCTCGCGCTTTGGCTGCCAAGCCACAGGTCATTCTGGCGGACGAGCCTACGGGAGCACTCGACAGCGTTACGACAGTAGAGGTGATGGAGCTGCTGCGCAGTGTCAATCGCGATGGGATCACTATGGTGATCGTCACGCACGAACAGTCGGTAGCCGACAGTACGGATCGGATTATCCATATCAAAGACGGCATCATCGGGGCCTAA
- a CDS encoding ABC transporter permease: MFDLDNLHELGATLRKNMLRTALTGFAVAWGVLLLILLLSAGRGFQHGIRHNVEQFGMGTSAISFSTWRTGKEYGGYPKDRYIELTPADCDYLVKLNPDLIEGAAYYTNQWSYDVQYEDRTHSTPTKAVSGEYGNMVKTHLIEGRFLSTSDDAMKRKVIVLCEQTADVLFGESISPIGKYVNLSQIPFLVVGVCKGEQGQFSPNYIPFATYSGVFAKGFSLDCTLFMNCPSVRTEEDVERLKVLLNRQLAFRKGYDPTDMEVPYVDAPVTDMKMMDKIFNGMDVFLWIIGLSTLVIGIIGVANIMQVTVNERQREIGIRKALGAKPRAIINMILTEAVVVTLFSGLIGLVAGVGLMEFVSHWVQTTGVGSRQVEGITLTLFRDPSIDLSTALLALIVMVVSGAIAGYQPARKAVRIPAVEAMRN, encoded by the coding sequence ATGTTCGACTTAGACAATTTGCACGAATTAGGAGCCACCCTGCGCAAGAATATGCTGCGTACGGCTCTCACCGGCTTTGCCGTAGCCTGGGGTGTACTGCTGCTAATACTGCTGCTGAGTGCCGGCCGTGGATTCCAGCATGGCATCCGGCACAATGTGGAGCAGTTCGGTATGGGCACGAGTGCTATCAGCTTCTCCACATGGCGTACCGGCAAGGAGTACGGAGGCTATCCCAAAGACAGATACATAGAGCTGACACCTGCTGACTGCGACTATCTGGTCAAACTCAATCCCGATCTGATCGAAGGTGCGGCATACTATACCAACCAGTGGAGCTACGACGTACAGTACGAGGATCGAACACACTCGACTCCTACGAAAGCCGTATCCGGAGAATACGGCAATATGGTCAAGACGCATCTGATCGAAGGACGTTTCCTTTCCACATCGGACGATGCCATGAAGAGAAAAGTAATAGTCCTGTGCGAGCAGACGGCTGATGTCTTATTCGGGGAAAGCATTTCGCCCATAGGGAAATACGTAAATCTGTCCCAAATCCCGTTCCTCGTCGTAGGCGTCTGCAAAGGCGAACAGGGGCAATTCAGCCCCAATTATATTCCTTTCGCCACCTATTCAGGTGTTTTTGCCAAAGGGTTCAGTCTGGACTGCACGCTGTTCATGAACTGCCCGTCGGTGCGAACCGAGGAGGACGTGGAGAGACTCAAAGTACTGCTCAATCGCCAACTGGCCTTCCGCAAGGGCTATGATCCTACCGATATGGAAGTGCCCTATGTCGATGCACCGGTGACGGACATGAAAATGATGGACAAGATATTCAATGGCATGGATGTTTTTCTTTGGATTATCGGGTTGAGCACCCTTGTCATCGGAATTATCGGAGTGGCCAATATCATGCAAGTGACCGTCAATGAAAGACAGCGCGAAATAGGCATTCGCAAAGCACTGGGAGCCAAGCCAAGGGCTATCATCAACATGATTCTGACAGAGGCGGTAGTGGTCACACTGTTTTCCGGACTGATAGGCTTGGTGGCCGGCGTTGGTCTGATGGAGTTCGTATCGCATTGGGTACAGACCACCGGTGTCGGGAGCAGACAGGTAGAAGGAATAACGCTGACACTCTTCCGCGATCCGAGCATCGACCTGAGCACTGCCCTATTAGCTCTGATAGTCATGGTAGTAAGCGGTGCCATAGCAGGATACCAACCCGCCCGCAAAGCCGTACGAATCCCCGCGGTGGAGGCGATGAGAAACTAA